A single genomic interval of Verrucomicrobiota bacterium harbors:
- the thiE gene encoding thiamine phosphate synthase — protein sequence MDHATAISQLQKARLYAILDTGYSAPNDWPKLTEQLIAGGVGVIQIRAKKSSHEEIIAWTKLVQPITQDHHIPLIINDFPELVSITQADGVHIGQDDMAVNAARKLTGPDKIIGKSTHSLLQVRETASEKPDYIGFGPLFSTPTKPTYNPVGLQEISQVRDLIHAPVFCIGGIKVENISQVIEKGAQRVVIVSGLLTASSPTQYAMDIFKHLSRMQL from the coding sequence ATGGATCACGCTACCGCAATTAGCCAGCTCCAAAAAGCTAGACTCTATGCCATCCTGGACACCGGATATAGTGCACCCAATGACTGGCCTAAGCTCACCGAGCAACTTATAGCCGGTGGTGTAGGTGTTATTCAAATTCGAGCAAAGAAATCTTCCCATGAAGAAATCATCGCGTGGACCAAGCTTGTTCAACCCATCACCCAAGACCACCATATACCGCTTATTATCAATGATTTTCCTGAGCTTGTTTCCATAACACAGGCGGACGGCGTTCATATAGGACAGGACGACATGGCCGTGAATGCTGCACGCAAGCTCACAGGCCCTGATAAGATTATTGGGAAATCAACCCATTCGCTTCTACAAGTTCGCGAAACCGCTTCAGAAAAGCCTGATTACATAGGCTTTGGCCCATTATTTAGTACCCCTACCAAGCCGACCTACAATCCTGTTGGATTGCAAGAAATTTCTCAAGTGAGGGATCTTATTCATGCCCCAGTATTCTGCATCGGAGGGATTAAAGTAGAAAATATCTCCCAGGTGATCGAGAAGGGAGCACAACGAGTAGTTATTGTATCCGGTTTGTTAACAGCATCTTCTCCCACTCAATATGCCATGGATATCTTCAAGCACTTAAGTAGGATGCAACTATGA
- a CDS encoding DUF2237 domain-containing protein produces MIAFNEDTHPKEKNVLGGPLEPCCFSPMTGFYRTGYCETGPDDAGRHTVCVTATDEFLQFSKSVGNDLSTPIPQYRFPGLKAGDRWCLCALRWKEAFENNSAPKVHLEATHRSVLEHIDLEALKEYAAE; encoded by the coding sequence ATGATAGCTTTCAACGAAGACACTCATCCCAAAGAAAAGAATGTCCTTGGGGGACCACTAGAACCTTGCTGTTTTTCCCCAATGACCGGGTTTTACAGAACGGGATATTGTGAGACCGGACCAGATGATGCAGGCAGACATACTGTATGTGTGACGGCTACAGACGAGTTTCTACAGTTTTCAAAATCCGTTGGTAATGATCTCTCAACTCCCATTCCACAATACAGATTCCCAGGACTAAAAGCTGGAGATCGTTGGTGCTTATGCGCTTTGAGATGGAAAGAAGCCTTTGAAAACAACTCGGCACCCAAAGTTCACTTGGAAGCGACTCATCGCTCCGTTTTAGAGCATATCGATCTAGAAGCTCTCAAGGAATATGCCGCTGAATAG
- a CDS encoding DNA-3-methyladenine glycosylase I: MKKRCRWCTSSEIYIKYHDEEWGVPVYEDQALFAKLMLDGAQAGLSWITILKKRDNYYRAFDQFDPYKMARYTDKKLEQLLQDSGIIRNRLKIKSARLNACGYLKIMEEHGSFSDFLWQFVGGEPIQNSWKTMEQVPTKTAESDAMSKALKKAGFSFVGSTICYAFMQAVGMVNDHTTDCFRHREVLELSK; the protein is encoded by the coding sequence ATGAAAAAACGCTGCCGTTGGTGCACTTCCTCTGAAATCTACATCAAGTACCATGATGAAGAATGGGGCGTGCCAGTTTATGAAGACCAAGCACTCTTTGCCAAGCTGATGCTGGACGGAGCTCAAGCCGGACTTAGTTGGATTACAATTCTTAAAAAACGCGATAACTACTACCGTGCTTTTGATCAATTCGACCCCTACAAAATGGCTCGCTACACAGATAAAAAATTGGAACAACTACTCCAAGATTCTGGTATTATTCGCAATCGCCTCAAAATTAAATCTGCCCGACTCAATGCGTGCGGCTACCTCAAAATCATGGAAGAACATGGCAGTTTCAGTGATTTTCTTTGGCAGTTCGTTGGCGGTGAACCTATCCAGAACAGTTGGAAAACGATGGAACAAGTACCAACAAAAACTGCTGAATCCGATGCCATGAGCAAAGCTCTCAAGAAAGCTGGATTCAGTTTTGTAGGCTCCACCATCTGTTATGCTTTCATGCAGGCAGTCGGTATGGTGAATGACCATACTACAGATTGCTTTCGCCATCGCGAAGTGCTAGAACTAAGTAAGTAG
- the accB gene encoding acetyl-CoA carboxylase biotin carboxyl carrier protein, which produces MELKEIKSVIDLMNKNKLSEFELEKNDFKIRIARESGAATGTISQVTPQITYQTPAPLPAPAAPAAASPTVVETSDSLPTINSPMVGTFYISPSPESDAYVEVGQEVNENTIVCIIEAMKVMNEIKAEMKGTIVEIIAENAKPVEFGKPLFKIRPK; this is translated from the coding sequence ATGGAGCTAAAAGAAATCAAATCAGTTATCGATCTCATGAACAAAAACAAACTCAGCGAGTTCGAGCTAGAGAAAAATGACTTCAAAATCCGTATCGCTCGCGAAAGTGGCGCTGCAACAGGCACCATATCCCAAGTGACGCCGCAAATTACCTATCAAACGCCAGCCCCATTACCAGCTCCAGCAGCCCCAGCTGCTGCTAGCCCTACGGTTGTTGAGACCTCAGATAGCTTACCCACGATCAACTCTCCGATGGTGGGAACCTTTTATATTTCTCCATCTCCAGAATCCGATGCCTACGTCGAAGTTGGACAAGAAGTTAACGAAAATACAATCGTTTGTATTATAGAGGCCATGAAAGTTATGAATGAAATCAAGGCCGAAATGAAGGGAACGATTGTTGAAATTATTGCTGAGAACGCTAAGCCTGTTGAATTTGGCAAACCCTTATTCAAAATCCGGCCTAAATAA
- the accC gene encoding acetyl-CoA carboxylase biotin carboxylase subunit: MFDKILIANRGEIALRIIRACREFGIKTMAVYSEADIDSLHVQLADEAVCIGPGPSSESYLKIDRIISAAEIGDVDAIHPGYGFLAESTHFAEVCASCNIKFIGPSPECITKMGDKATARDTALEAGVPITPGSDGIVETENEALKIAQKIGYPVMIKAVAGGGGKGMRPAHNDISLVQGYHAAQMEAEKSFGNSAIYIEKLIENPHHIEFQVMGDSHGRIVHVGERDCSIQRRNQKLIEEAPSPMLSEELRIKMGEASVKLAEHVGYQNAGTIEYLVDDNGNFYFMEMNTRIQVEHPITEEVYSVDLVKEQIRIAAGEHLHEVYDNLVPMRHAMEFRINAEDPFNNFMPSPGKLDLFYGPGGRGVRIDTHVYGGYSIPPYYDSMVAKLIAYGRNRKDAITRMERAMQEVITRGIKTSIPLGQMILSHPDFRRGKYSTHFVQHLLDQQNYQK, translated from the coding sequence ATGTTTGATAAGATTCTCATAGCGAACCGCGGCGAAATTGCCCTGCGCATCATTCGAGCCTGCCGAGAATTCGGCATCAAAACCATGGCAGTCTATTCTGAGGCGGATATAGATTCGCTACACGTTCAACTTGCTGATGAAGCCGTATGTATAGGACCGGGTCCAAGTAGTGAAAGTTACCTCAAGATAGACCGCATTATATCCGCTGCTGAGATAGGCGATGTAGATGCCATCCACCCAGGGTATGGATTCCTTGCGGAAAGCACTCATTTCGCAGAAGTTTGTGCCTCATGTAACATTAAATTTATTGGCCCTAGCCCTGAATGTATTACTAAGATGGGTGACAAGGCCACAGCCCGTGATACAGCCTTAGAAGCGGGAGTGCCCATTACCCCAGGATCCGATGGCATTGTTGAAACTGAAAACGAAGCCCTTAAAATTGCTCAAAAGATTGGTTATCCCGTCATGATCAAAGCTGTCGCTGGCGGCGGCGGCAAAGGCATGCGCCCAGCACACAATGATATTTCGCTCGTGCAAGGTTACCACGCCGCTCAGATGGAAGCGGAAAAATCTTTTGGAAACTCTGCTATATACATCGAAAAACTCATTGAAAACCCTCACCACATTGAGTTTCAAGTGATGGGTGACAGTCATGGGAGAATCGTTCATGTTGGCGAGCGTGACTGTTCTATCCAGCGACGTAACCAAAAACTCATAGAGGAAGCTCCTTCACCTATGCTCAGTGAGGAATTACGTATAAAGATGGGTGAGGCCTCTGTAAAGCTAGCAGAGCATGTTGGTTACCAAAACGCCGGAACGATCGAATACCTCGTCGATGACAACGGGAATTTCTATTTCATGGAAATGAATACCCGCATCCAAGTCGAGCATCCTATTACAGAAGAAGTTTATTCTGTCGACTTAGTTAAGGAACAAATCCGCATTGCCGCCGGAGAACATCTTCATGAGGTTTATGATAATCTTGTTCCCATGCGCCACGCTATGGAGTTCCGAATCAATGCAGAGGATCCATTTAATAATTTCATGCCCTCGCCAGGGAAACTAGACCTATTCTATGGACCTGGCGGCAGAGGCGTCCGCATTGATACCCATGTCTATGGAGGCTATTCCATTCCTCCTTATTACGACTCTATGGTTGCTAAACTGATTGCCTACGGCAGAAACCGTAAAGACGCCATCACTCGCATGGAGAGGGCCATGCAAGAAGTCATTACCCGAGGCATCAAGACTTCTATTCCATTAGGACAGATGATTCTTAGCCATCCTGATTTCCGTCGCGGAAAATACAGCACCCACTTTGTGCAGCACCTGCTCGATCAACAAAACTACCAGAAGTAG